The Candidatus Deferrimicrobiaceae bacterium genomic sequence GACCATCTGGAAGGAGGCGCCGACCATGCCCAGCGGGGTGAGTGCCGCCATGCCGAGCAGGCAGAAGCCCATGTGGCTGACCGAGGAGTAGGCGACCATCTTCTTGAGGTCGGACTGCGCTAGCGCGCACATCGCCCCGTAGATGATGTTGATCACGCCGAGCACCGCCATCGGATAGACGAAGTACCGGGTCACGTCGGGGAAGATCGGGAACGCGATCCGCATCATCCCGTAGGTGCCCATCTTCAGCAGGATGCCGGCCAGGATGACCGAGATCGCCGTGGGCGCCTCGACGTGGGCGTCGGGCAGCCAGGTGTGGAACGGGAAGAGCGGCACCTTGATCGCGAACCCGATGAAGAGCCCGAGGAACATCAGGATGCGAATGTCGAACTGCTTGAGCCAGGTGCTGTGCCCCGCCTGGTTCATGAACGTCAGCAGGTTGAAGCAGTGCTTCCCGGTCACGGGGTCGGCGGCCGTGTTGAAGTAGAGCGCGATCATGGCGACCAGCATGAGCAGCGACCCGGCCAGCGTGTAGAGGAAGAACTTGATCGCCGCGTATTCCTTGCGGGGACCGCCCCAGATGCCGATGAGGAAGTACATCGGGAGCAGCATGAGCTCCCAGAAGACGTAGAAGAGGAAAAAGTCGAGCGAGGCGAACGTCCCCATCATGCCCGTTTCAAGCAGCAGGAAGAGCGCCATGTATCCCTTGACCTGCTTCTCGATGCCGAACGACGCGATGACCGCAAGGAACGAGATCAGCGAGGTCAACATGAGCATCGGGATCGAGATCCCGTCCGCGCCGAGATAGTAGTCGACGTTGATCGAGGGGATCCAGACGTAATGCTCGACGAACTGGAACTGGCTGGCCAGGTTGACGCCGGCCAACGCCCGGTCGAACCCCCCCCAGAGCTTCACCGAGAGAAGCATCGGGAAGATGGTCGTCAGGACGGCCATGGTCTTGATGACCTTGTCGTTCCCCTTGGGCACCATAAGGATCAGCGCCGCCCCGATCAGGGGGATGAACGTCATCAGGCTGAGAATGTGATTGTCGATCAACTCCACGGAATTCTACCTCCGATTCGTTAAAAAGCTTTTAGCAGGAAGATGACCACGACGCCGCCGATGAGCACGAAAACGTAATGGTATATTTTGCCGGTCTGGATCCTTCGGAGCACGGTGCCGCCGCCGATGGTCGCGCTGGCGACGCCGTTGACCGCCCCGTCGACCACCAGGTTGTCGAAGCGGCCGACGAACCGGCACGCCCACAGGTTGATGCGCGCAACCAGGTTGACCAGCCCGTCGACGATCTTCTGGTCGAACAGCGCCATCAACCTGGCGAGCCACATGGTGCCCGCGATGACGGTCATCGCGTAGAGTTCATCGAAATACCACTTGTTGGCCAGGAAAGTGTGGAGGGGAAGGCACGCGGCCTTGACCTTGGCCGGATCGATCCAGCCCAGGATGTAGACGACTATCGCGAGCAGGATGCCGGCCCCGGCGACGATCAGCGAACAGATCATCGCCCGGCCATGGGCCAGGTGCGTCACGTGCGCGACGTGCTCGGCGTGCTCCTTCTCTTCGGCCGACATGCCGGCGGCCTCGGGAGCGGTCGCCGCCGAATGCTCCATGCCCGCAGGAGCGACGGCCGGAGCCGCTTCGACCTTGGCCGCTTCGCCGTGACCGGACCCGTGGGGGAGGACCACCGCGCTCTGGGGCTTGACGATCAGCTTCTTGAACCAGTCATTGTGCTCGAACGGGTAGGCGAAGGACAGCAGCGCCAGCACGACCAGCGGGAACGCCATGTTGAAAGGCGATTCGTGCGCATGGTCGAACTTGTGATGGTCGCGCGGCTCGCCGAAGAAAGTGATGAACACGAGGCGAAACATGTAGAAGGCGGTCATGCCCGCGGTGACCAGCGGCAGGATGAACAGCGCGTAATGCTGCGGGTTGAGCATCGCGAACGCCAATGCATCGCCCAGGATCATGTCCTTGCTGAAGAATCCGGAGAAGAACGGGACGCCGGAGATGGACAAGGTACCGATCAGGAACGTCGCAAAGGTGATCGGCATCTTCTTGCGCAACGCGCCCATGTCGAAGATGTCCTGGCTGTGGACGGCGTGGATGACCGACCCGGAGCCGAGGAACATGCACGCCTTGAAGCCGGCGTGGGTAACGAGGTGCGCGAGTCCCGCCGTGTAGCCACCGACGCCCAGCCCGCAGACCATGAACCCGAGCTGGGAAACGGTGGAGTAGGCGAGAATCTTCTTGATGTCGTTCTGTGCCAACGCAATCGTCGCCGCCATGAACAGCGTGACGGTTCCCGTGTAGGCGATGACGAGGAAGGCGTCGGGCGTGAAGATCGGGTACATGCG encodes the following:
- a CDS encoding NADH-quinone oxidoreductase subunit M, with translation MELIDNHILSLMTFIPLIGAALILMVPKGNDKVIKTMAVLTTIFPMLLSVKLWGGFDRALAGVNLASQFQFVEHYVWIPSINVDYYLGADGISIPMLMLTSLISFLAVIASFGIEKQVKGYMALFLLLETGMMGTFASLDFFLFYVFWELMLLPMYFLIGIWGGPRKEYAAIKFFLYTLAGSLLMLVAMIALYFNTAADPVTGKHCFNLLTFMNQAGHSTWLKQFDIRILMFLGLFIGFAIKVPLFPFHTWLPDAHVEAPTAISVILAGILLKMGTYGMMRIAFPIFPDVTRYFVYPMAVLGVINIIYGAMCALAQSDLKKMVAYSSVSHMGFCLLGMAALTPLGMVGASFQMVAHGIVTSMLFLLVGVVYDRAHHRQIDGFGGIAAVVPVYTFFVTVAFFGSLGLPGLPGFLAEQLVFLGAFSAAFAGFKALVIISTFGIIIGAAYHLWALQRVFLGPLNPKYAGLAEINGRELFTLVPLAVAALFIGCYPMPILNLMNASMVKLVDVVKMVM
- the nuoL gene encoding NADH-quinone oxidoreductase subunit L, producing the protein MNETNFFLKYAWIIPFLPLSSFFINIFFGKRLPRKGDWVSLLTIFSALVMALGIFNEVIIQGFNPGFKYHFTYPWLTILDRFHINVGIMIDNITAIMLVVVTLVSSLVHLFSVGYMHGDPKYNRYFAYLGIFSFSMLGLVLSESIFFLFIFWELVGLCSYLLIGFWFEKKSASDASKKAFITNRVGDFGFLAGILILFAFTGVFGYDEIFASVAAGKLSGTMLTLAGVALFCGAVGKSAQFPLHVWLPDAMEGPTPVSALIHAATMVAAGVYLIGRMYPIFTPDAFLVIAYTGTVTLFMAATIALAQNDIKKILAYSTVSQLGFMVCGLGVGGYTAGLAHLVTHAGFKACMFLGSGSVIHAVHSQDIFDMGALRKKMPITFATFLIGTLSISGVPFFSGFFSKDMILGDALAFAMLNPQHYALFILPLVTAGMTAFYMFRLVFITFFGEPRDHHKFDHAHESPFNMAFPLVVLALLSFAYPFEHNDWFKKLIVKPQSAVVLPHGSGHGEAAKVEAAPAVAPAGMEHSAATAPEAAGMSAEEKEHAEHVAHVTHLAHGRAMICSLIVAGAGILLAIVVYILGWIDPAKVKAACLPLHTFLANKWYFDELYAMTVIAGTMWLARLMALFDQKIVDGLVNLVARINLWACRFVGRFDNLVVDGAVNGVASATIGGGTVLRRIQTGKIYHYVFVLIGGVVVIFLLKAF